GAGCAGACAGGGGGAAACATCCCCCACCGGTGAGACGGAACAAATGCACCTCCCGGCCCGGCATATGCCGGGCCCCCGCGACCCCCAGGTGGTTGACCGGAGCCAATCGGGGTGGACAAAGCGGGTGAACTGGCTGAGGCTGGCTTCACAGCTCTGCGGGGTCAAGGCCCCAGTCTTGGTTGGCGTGAGCTCGTACCCCATTTGAAGAGGTACCCCCATCCCCTCGGCCAGACGCCTGGCATCCTCGGCCTCGTGAATATTAGAGTCCAGGAGGATCATTTCGAAGGACACGGTAACCTTCAGGTCCTGGAGTAGGGAAGCCGCCTGGAGGCTAGCGTCAAGGGAGCCGGGCTTACCCGTAACTGCCTCGTGGGTCGCTGCTGTTGCCCCGTAGAGGCTCATCCGCACGGAGAGGGGGTGAAGCGCGGCAATCCTCCGGGCCTCCGCAGGGCCGATGAGGGTCCCATTGGTGAGGAGCATAATGATGAAGCCCTTTTCCTTGGCATACTCGGCGATGGCGAAGAAGTCCTTCCTGGCCAGGATCTCTCCCCCGGTGAGCAGGAGATAGAGGGTGCCCGCCACCGCCAGCTGGTCAATGATGTCCTTCACCTCTTCCAGGGTAAGCTCACCCTTGGGCCGACAGTCCACATAACAGTGCTTGCAGGACAGATTGCAGCGGTAGGTCAGCTCCAGAGATACCTGCAACGGGATTAGATGCTCTGCAGCCCGCTTTACGGCCCGGTCGAGCAGGGGACGGGCCAGGGTAGTGGTCAATTCAGGTCCCTCCTATACCACCCGGGGTGTTGGGTTGAGGATTGCCAGCCCCGCTTCTGTAAGCTGCCGACAGAATCGCTCGGTCTCGGCCTGAGCCTGGGCTGGGGTCACCTCAAACCTCTGGCATAGCTCATGGCTGATATCATCTGGCCGCCGGGTACCGTCGGCCAGGCTCCAGATATGGGACGCTGTCTTGTTCAGCATATGCACGGTAGCGCCGTCCTCCTCAACGATGACAACCTCTCCGGCAATATCCCGCCAGACCACCCTCTTTTCTCTAGACAGGTATCCTTCCACTTCCATTTCTTGCCTCCTCTCTTACAGGCACTCTACCAGGGGCCAAAAAGAACCATCCAGACGGAAGGTAAGTTCGTAGCAAGGTACCCTGCTGGCTACCATCGCCCAGAAATCAGCCCTTTCCTGGAGGGACGAGGGCGAGCCGGTGTCCAGAAAGCGCGGGGCTCCAATAGTCTGGGGCAGGAGACTCCTGTAGGCCTCAGCACTCCTCAACCTCCGCACGGACGCCTCAGCCCCCTGCTTCAGCAGCAGGATGGCGTGCAGACTGGCCGCAGCATTACACCGTTCGGCTATGCCCCCCTCAAGGGGCGTACCGGCTACATAGCACTGCCCTTTATCCAGTCCCACCACTACCACCTCGTCATTAAGCACCCTTCTACACCCGGCCATCCTGGCTACGGTGGTCTTTCCCGCCCCGGATGGCCCCGTGAAGAGGTACCCCCGGCCCTCGCTCAGGATTCCGCAGCCATGGACCAGATAGGCGTCAGGATTAACACCCTTCTTTTGCTTGTAGATACCGTAGTAGAGACCCCGGAGCAAGACATCCATAAGTTTGTACCCGGTCTGCGGAGAGAAGAAGGCCCTCTCGGTCTGGACTTGCAGCAGGCCGGCGGGCCACTCCACCCTCCCCCGCATAAGCTCCGGCTC
This genomic stretch from Chloroflexota bacterium harbors:
- a CDS encoding radical SAM protein — its product is MTTTLARPLLDRAVKRAAEHLIPLQVSLELTYRCNLSCKHCYVDCRPKGELTLEEVKDIIDQLAVAGTLYLLLTGGEILARKDFFAIAEYAKEKGFIIMLLTNGTLIGPAEARRIAALHPLSVRMSLYGATAATHEAVTGKPGSLDASLQAASLLQDLKVTVSFEMILLDSNIHEAEDARRLAEGMGVPLQMGYELTPTKTGALTPQSCEASLSQFTRFVHPDWLRSTTWGSRGPGICRAGRCICSVSPVGDVSPCLLMPLRLGNLRRASFAEIWRTRPVADLTYLRSLTAQDLTRCRDCSLSSLCRKCLGVALSETGQLTSPSPSACRWAALRYQFLKERR
- a CDS encoding PqqD family protein; the encoded protein is MEVEGYLSREKRVVWRDIAGEVVIVEEDGATVHMLNKTASHIWSLADGTRRPDDISHELCQRFEVTPAQAQAETERFCRQLTEAGLAILNPTPRVV